The sequence TTAGGAGAAAGGTCTATACAACAGTCAGTCCTTGGACCCATAACATAACTACAGCCATTTGACAATGGAGCTTCAAGAAGATCCCGTTGTCTTCCAAACTTTCATCAACGACATTGACTCATGGAGCCCAGTCTAGACCTAGGATCGAAAAAGATGTATCTAGGCTGTCTGATGTGATAGACCCAAGGCCGGAAGGAATAAGAACCTTTGAGTCCTTACAATCCAATTTCCATTTGCCCTTTGCAGGTATTACCACACTCCGTCCTCCATTGTACTTTTTGGACAATCTCAAGTCTTCACTCCCAACCCAATTGACAATCTACAGCTTATACAATGTTTCAATTGGGTTGGGAGTGAAGACTTGAGATTGTCCAAAAAGTACAATGGAGGACGGGGTGTGGTAATACCTGGTATTGGTGGCACTGGTGACACATTCCTCGAGCCAACCCCCTTGGCAATTGTAAGTGGTCCAATACAAGATTTTTATCGGAGTATGTCCGCATGGTAACTCATATGGCAGAAAGCAGTAAGACCTCCACTTGTGCACTCATATACTGTAGCCTCAAATGTGCATAGTATGAAGCCTTCCAAATGCATGCTGGGAACATACTATAGAAGCCGGGACACCGCATCATCTGAAGAGGATCGGGAATTCTGGTCTATAATAATGGAGGCCTCTGAGAAAGTCGTATAGTTacaaaccttaaaggacatctaccaccacgataaaagatagtaaaccaagcacactgacatacaggtgtgtgccccctccagccgggtctgctcttcttttagattggTATGCCCTTGTTTTGAAGAAAAtatggctttaaaaatgatgcaaatgagcctgaggggctctaggctccataacATCTATGCTGCCTGGAGCACCACAGGCTCCTTTGTATTATTATAAAAGCCTCTTtttggcataagaagctaaaagaagagcacatcctgctagagggggcacacaccagtatgtcagtgtgcttggtttacaatcctcgatcctggtggtagatgacctttaagatGTCTCCTTCATAGAACAACAAAAACAAGATGCCTGGTGCAGCATAATGGATGAAATCCTCCTCACTGACTGGATATGATTTATAATCACCGCCAgagctacttaaagggaacctgttatcaaaagccctttttctggctcccccaggtCCCCAAagagtgcacattgccaaagagtttttataatagttttttttctgaataaaagataagttagatgaacgTTTACCTTTCTATATGCCGAGCTGTGtctctagtcccatgggagtggccagtgaggagcggggcagacatgtatgacgtcctgaggggggaagcgacggGGGTTATGGGagtttttaaatttgaaatcgaTTTATGACAGAGAGGTTTTTCTGAGGGTGGAGGCGGGGCTAACACTCcttactggccactcccatgggattaGAGACACAGCTCTGCATGTAGAAAGGTAaaatttcatctaacttatcttttattcagaaaaaaaattctataaaaactctttggtaaattgtgcacactattctctatggggacagggGGGAGCCAAAAAATAGGctccagatgacaggttccctttaaaaacttgAGGCCTATGTGGGACCTTATCCACATTTGTATCAGTATGATACCAGGGACTTATGACTTGTTGCTGGTGAATTTACACAGTTTTACACAAATGTTTCCAGATAGAACATATCCCTTATTAAAGACACATTCTAGAAAACGTTTGAAGAACAGATTTCGGGGTCAGTGGAATTGTTCAtgtaattggacaacccctttaaaccttgtAAATATGTAGAAAGACAGTCACATGCAAACTAAGATGTATTTTATTAGTTTTCCCATTAGGTTTTAacaattatagtttttttttaataaaaagcaatGACATCaatcaattgaaaaaaaaaatcaaccagcTTTTGTGTTCCAGCGATTATGAATTTGTTAATATGGTTTTTAATTATGCAGAATTATTCGGATATTCCATATGACcacaattttataatattttgcaCACAAGGATTAGGTTTAGCAGAAATATGCAGATTACATTGAGAtgtaatgcaattttttttaagggAATGACCCCACCAGCGAGCCAGGTCTAAGCTTTGGTGGGACATTCACATGGTTTCACACATTTTTTGCCAGATAGGACATATCCCTTATTACAGACACATTGAGCACGACAGGGGATATCACAGTCATCAGTAGTTGTTGGGTTGTCACATGTGGGTTGGCAGCCGGATGCATAGGTCACAAGGTGCTTGTTCTCACTACACGTTATGTTACACTTTTTAGGTCGGACACATTGTACAGATGTTCCATTAGTCCCAACCTGAGCCAGGAATCCATCATTACACTTACAGGTGGATACTGCAAGCGCTATACAAATGTCTTCAGGAGAATAGGTTTCTATATTGTCGCAGCGCAAATAACAGACTCCAGTTTCTTTATATGTGCTGTTCTCAGGGCACTCAGGAGCTGGACATGAATAGGGAAATAAACCAGGAGTTAACCAGAGTTCATCTCATTATGAgcttattataaaataaacaaaaaaaaaaaaaaataacaataaaatagaATAATAACAATTTTATAAGAATATAGTGATAAATAAAagcactagaccagtgatggcgaacctttaagagactgagtgccaaaactacaactgcAATAAAGCAgagaatagtcccaggtacagctgtcactttaaaatagcactgagcacagcgagtcctgggctgtctgggactgcaggaagatacctggaatcatctctggtgatggcctgagtgcccacagaaagggctctgagtgccacctctggcaccagtgccataggttagccatcactgcactagactgaACAGACTTGCATCTCTTAGACGCCTCTTAACCTAC comes from Engystomops pustulosus chromosome 6, aEngPut4.maternal, whole genome shotgun sequence and encodes:
- the LOC140065541 gene encoding serine protease inhibitor swm-1-like codes for the protein MRFFMLSAVFLVAMLQWKVASDSTPECPENSTYKETGVCYLRCDNIETYSPEDICIALAVSTCKCNDGFLAQVGTNGTSVQCVRPKKCNITCSENKHLVTYASGCQPTCDNPTTTDDCDIPCRAQCVCNKGYVLSGKKCVKPCECPTKA